Proteins encoded within one genomic window of Variovorax sp. OAS795:
- a CDS encoding benzoate/H(+) symporter BenE family transporter, translating to MRFFKDLSLSAFTAGFVAVLVGFTSSVAIVFQAAQAFGATPEVAASWMWALGLGMGLPSMLASLWWRKPVMIAWSTPGAAVLAVAAGSYGMNEAVGAFIVCAALIVLAGATGWFERVMNRIPMALASALLAGVLARFGLEAFVAARTALPLVLLMLGTYLAARRLLPRYAVPVTLMVAVAFVAARGELAWSAVHFAFTWPVFTMPVFTWQAIVSLALPLFIVTMASQNLPGVAAIRAAGYTDMPISKLITISGLATLVLAPFGAFALNLGAITAAICMGREAHEDPARRYTAAVSCGAIYVVIGLFGAAVTGLLTAFPKELVAAIAGLALLGTIGAGLAAAVRDEPHREAAIITFLVTLSGVAIAGIGSAFWGVVAGALALAVQQAGRTKASAGKDIAASGNIAPDSSNMAATPGARKTPR from the coding sequence ATGCGTTTTTTCAAGGATCTGAGCCTTTCGGCCTTCACTGCGGGCTTCGTCGCGGTGCTCGTGGGCTTCACGAGCTCGGTGGCCATTGTGTTCCAGGCCGCGCAGGCCTTCGGCGCCACGCCCGAGGTGGCGGCTTCCTGGATGTGGGCGCTGGGCCTCGGCATGGGCCTGCCTTCCATGCTGGCTTCGCTCTGGTGGCGCAAGCCGGTGATGATCGCCTGGAGCACCCCGGGCGCCGCCGTGCTCGCGGTGGCGGCGGGAAGCTACGGCATGAACGAAGCCGTCGGCGCTTTCATCGTCTGCGCGGCGTTGATCGTGCTGGCGGGTGCCACGGGCTGGTTCGAGCGCGTGATGAACAGGATCCCGATGGCGCTGGCTTCCGCCCTGCTGGCCGGGGTGCTCGCGCGCTTCGGGCTCGAGGCATTCGTTGCGGCCCGCACGGCGCTGCCGCTGGTGCTGCTGATGCTCGGCACCTACCTGGCCGCGAGGCGCCTGCTGCCGCGCTATGCGGTGCCGGTCACGCTGATGGTGGCCGTGGCCTTCGTCGCGGCGCGCGGGGAGCTGGCCTGGTCGGCGGTGCATTTCGCGTTCACCTGGCCCGTGTTCACCATGCCGGTGTTCACCTGGCAGGCCATCGTGAGCCTGGCCCTGCCGCTCTTCATCGTGACCATGGCATCGCAGAACCTGCCGGGCGTGGCGGCGATCCGCGCCGCGGGCTACACCGACATGCCCATCAGCAAGCTCATCACGATCAGCGGGCTCGCCACGCTGGTGCTCGCGCCCTTCGGCGCCTTCGCGCTGAACCTCGGCGCGATCACCGCGGCCATCTGCATGGGCCGTGAGGCGCACGAGGATCCGGCCCGGCGCTACACGGCAGCCGTGAGCTGCGGCGCGATCTACGTGGTGATCGGCCTGTTCGGCGCGGCCGTGACCGGGCTGCTCACGGCCTTTCCGAAGGAGCTGGTGGCCGCCATCGCGGGCCTGGCGCTGCTCGGCACCATCGGCGCCGGGCTGGCCGCCGCGGTGCGCGACGAGCCGCACCGCGAGGCCGCGATCATCACGTTCCTGGTCACGCTCTCGGGCGTGGCCATCGCGGGCATCGGCTCGGCCTTCTGGGGCGTGGTGGCCGGGGCCCTGGCGCTCGCGGTGCAGCAGGCGGGGCGCACAAAGGCCTCCGCCGGCAAGGACATCGCGGCTTCCGGCAACATCGCGCCAGACAGCAGCAACATGGCGGCCACACCCGGCGCCCGAAAGACTCCCAGATGA
- the gshB gene encoding glutathione synthase codes for MKNILFVADPLDHFKIYKDTTFSMMREAQRRGHRIAACLPEDLQWVSGGVVTANVQQITLTGDSKAWYREDIRESKALKDFDAVLMRKDPPFDAEYIYATHLLEQAEREGARVVNKPRALRDHPEKLAIMEFPQFTTPTLVTRSAQAVRDFHAEHGDIILKPLDGMGGMGIFRVRQDALNLGSIVETLNKNGAETIMVQRFVPDIVQGDKRILIIAGEPAPFVLARIPQGSEVRGNLAAGGKGVAQPLTPRNREIAETVGRALAPRGLLLIGLDVIGDSVTEINVTSPTCFQEITEQTGFDVPAMFIDALEAHLARA; via the coding sequence ATGAAAAACATCCTCTTCGTCGCCGATCCGCTCGACCACTTCAAGATCTACAAGGACACCACGTTCTCGATGATGCGCGAGGCGCAGCGCCGCGGCCACCGCATCGCGGCCTGCCTGCCCGAAGACCTGCAGTGGGTGTCGGGCGGCGTGGTCACGGCCAACGTGCAGCAGATCACCCTTACCGGTGACAGCAAGGCCTGGTACCGCGAGGACATCCGGGAGTCGAAGGCGCTGAAGGACTTCGATGCCGTTCTGATGCGCAAGGACCCGCCCTTCGACGCCGAGTACATCTACGCCACCCACCTGCTGGAGCAGGCCGAGCGCGAAGGCGCGCGCGTGGTCAACAAGCCGCGCGCGCTGCGCGACCATCCCGAGAAGCTCGCGATCATGGAGTTTCCGCAGTTCACCACGCCCACGCTGGTGACGCGCAGCGCCCAGGCCGTGCGCGACTTCCATGCCGAGCACGGCGACATCATCCTGAAGCCGCTCGACGGCATGGGCGGCATGGGCATCTTCCGCGTCAGGCAGGATGCGCTGAACCTAGGCTCCATCGTCGAGACGCTGAACAAGAACGGCGCCGAGACCATCATGGTGCAGCGTTTCGTGCCCGACATCGTGCAGGGCGACAAGCGCATCCTGATCATCGCGGGCGAGCCGGCGCCCTTCGTGCTGGCGCGCATTCCGCAGGGCTCCGAGGTGCGCGGCAACCTTGCGGCCGGCGGCAAGGGCGTGGCGCAGCCGCTCACGCCGCGCAATCGCGAGATCGCCGAAACCGTGGGCCGCGCGCTCGCGCCGCGCGGGCTGCTCCTCATCGGGCTCGACGTGATCGGCGACTCGGTCACCGAGATCAACGTGACCAGCCCGACCTGCTTCCAGGAGATCACCGAGCAGACCGGTTTCGACGTGCCGGCGATGTTCATCGACGCGCTGGAGGCGCACCTGGCCCGCGCCTGA
- a CDS encoding class II glutamine amidotransferase, producing MCQLLGMNCNTPTDVAFSFTGFAQRGGRTDHHADGWGIAFFEDRGLRHFVDHMPASESPVAELIRRYPIQSRNVIAHIRKATQGAVNLQNCHPFVRELWGRYWVFAHNGDLKEFRPRLHGNFHPVGDTDSEHAFCWLMQELAKSHAGVPSIAELTLTLRELAPQLAGHGTFNFMLSNGQALWAHASTNLWYVERRHPFVTAQLSDEDLEIDFAKHTTPNDRVAVVVTSPLTTNEQWTAFAPGELHVFVDGQLAPR from the coding sequence ATGTGCCAACTGCTCGGAATGAACTGCAACACCCCCACGGACGTGGCCTTCAGCTTCACGGGCTTCGCCCAGCGCGGGGGCCGCACCGACCACCATGCCGACGGCTGGGGCATCGCGTTCTTCGAGGACCGCGGGCTGCGCCACTTCGTCGACCACATGCCCGCGAGCGAATCGCCGGTGGCCGAGCTGATCCGGCGCTACCCGATCCAGAGCCGCAACGTCATTGCGCACATCCGCAAGGCGACGCAGGGCGCCGTCAACCTGCAGAACTGCCATCCCTTCGTGCGCGAGCTGTGGGGCCGCTACTGGGTGTTCGCCCACAACGGCGACCTGAAGGAATTCCGCCCGCGGCTGCACGGCAACTTCCATCCCGTGGGCGACACCGACAGCGAGCATGCCTTCTGCTGGCTGATGCAGGAGCTGGCCAAGTCGCATGCGGGCGTGCCGAGCATCGCGGAGCTCACGCTCACGCTGCGCGAGCTGGCGCCGCAGCTTGCGGGCCATGGCACCTTCAACTTCATGCTGTCGAACGGCCAGGCGCTCTGGGCCCATGCCTCGACGAACCTCTGGTACGTGGAGCGGCGCCATCCCTTCGTGACCGCGCAGCTGTCGGACGAAGACCTGGAGATCGACTTTGCCAAGCACACCACGCCGAACGACCGCGTGGCGGTGGTGGTGACCTCGCCGCTCACCACCAACGAGCAGTGGACCGCCTTCGCGCCGGGCGAGCTGCACGTGTTCGTGGACGGCCAGCTGGCGCCGCGCTGA
- a CDS encoding ABC transporter substrate-binding protein, producing the protein MQRRSFVASTAVLAAGLAGLSSAHAAEAGVSDSEIVLGSSAVLSGPLGSQIKVVHNGAALAFDAVNEQGGVGGRKIKFVALDDELKPEKALENYGKLLNDHHVFAFFGCVGSGTTSAAAKLLQQSGAPSVGGYGVGDSARERVAGSAYFVRASNSREAQALVEHLVTIGVNKIAIAHLDNPGGLEAVKLIEGAMSTHKMTPTAVVSVKGDGSTSAAAGKVLADSQPQAVLMYLAGTVTGEVIKAMYAAGSKPMFYGMSVVSGEVTAKVVPLQAGGLAISQVTPYPWGEVESVTRDYRRLAERAQVPVGYGSFEGYLNGLVMIEAIKRTGRDLTRARLHATLRALKLRLAGMDIDFSTGATTGSRFIEMVRVTPEGRFVR; encoded by the coding sequence ATGCAGCGCAGAAGTTTTGTCGCCTCGACGGCGGTCCTTGCCGCCGGCCTGGCCGGGCTGTCGTCCGCGCATGCGGCCGAAGCGGGCGTGAGCGACAGCGAGATCGTGCTCGGTAGTTCCGCGGTGTTGAGCGGCCCCCTCGGCTCGCAGATCAAGGTGGTGCACAACGGCGCCGCGCTGGCTTTCGACGCGGTCAACGAGCAGGGCGGCGTGGGCGGTCGCAAGATCAAGTTCGTGGCGCTGGACGACGAACTCAAGCCCGAGAAGGCGCTGGAAAACTACGGCAAGCTGCTGAACGACCACCATGTGTTCGCGTTCTTCGGCTGCGTGGGCTCGGGCACCACCTCTGCCGCGGCCAAGCTGCTGCAGCAAAGCGGTGCGCCCAGCGTCGGCGGCTACGGCGTGGGCGACAGCGCGCGCGAGCGCGTGGCAGGCTCGGCCTACTTCGTGCGCGCCAGCAACTCGCGTGAAGCGCAGGCGCTGGTCGAGCACCTGGTCACCATCGGCGTGAACAAGATCGCGATCGCCCACCTGGACAACCCCGGCGGCCTCGAGGCGGTGAAGCTGATCGAGGGTGCCATGTCCACCCACAAGATGACGCCTACGGCCGTGGTGTCGGTCAAGGGCGACGGCTCGACCTCCGCCGCAGCGGGCAAGGTGCTGGCCGACAGCCAGCCCCAGGCCGTGCTGATGTACCTGGCCGGCACGGTGACCGGCGAAGTAATCAAGGCGATGTATGCCGCCGGCAGCAAGCCGATGTTCTACGGCATGTCGGTGGTGTCGGGCGAAGTCACGGCCAAGGTGGTTCCGCTGCAGGCCGGCGGCCTGGCCATCTCGCAGGTCACGCCCTACCCCTGGGGCGAAGTGGAATCCGTCACGCGCGACTACCGCCGGCTGGCCGAACGCGCGCAGGTGCCGGTGGGCTACGGCAGCTTCGAGGGCTACCTGAACGGCCTCGTGATGATCGAGGCGATCAAGCGCACCGGGCGCGACCTGACGCGCGCGCGCCTGCATGCGACACTGCGCGCACTGAAGCTGCGCCTGGCCGGCATGGACATCGACTTTTCGACCGGTGCCACCACCGGTTCGCGCTTCATCGAGATGGTGCGCGTCACGCCCGAAGGCCGCTTCGTTCGCTGA